A genomic region of Chaetodon auriga isolate fChaAug3 chromosome 11, fChaAug3.hap1, whole genome shotgun sequence contains the following coding sequences:
- the slc25a16 gene encoding solute carrier family 25 member 16 isoform X1 yields MTSETTVSIGGTPAKRDYYWLRSFVAGGVAGCCAKTTIAPLDRVKILLQAQSPHYKHLGVFSTLKAVPQKEGFLGLYKGNGAMMVRIFPYGAIQFMAFDNYKKLLSKHIGISGHIHRLVAGSMAGMTAVICTYPLDVIRARLAFQVTGHHRYTGIANAFHTVYLKEGGVLGFYKGLTPTLIGMAPYAGLSFFTFGTLKSLGLKHFPELLGRPSSDNPDVLILKPHVNLLCGGIAGAIAQTISYPLDVARRRMQLGTVLPDSEKCTSLSKTLRYVYKEYGIKKGLYRGLSLNYIRCVPSQAVAFTTYEFMKQVLHLN; encoded by the exons ATGACATCGGAGACTACGGTCTCCATCGGCGGCACCCCTGCCAAGAGGGACTACTACTGGCTTCGCTCCTTTGTGGCTGGAG GTGTAGCAGGATGCTGTGCCAAGACCACCATCGCCCCTCTGGACAGAGTCAAGATTCTGCTTCAAGCACAGAGCCCCCACTACAAACATCTAG GAGTGTTTTCCACTCTCAAAGCTGTGCCACAGAAAGAAGGCTTCCTTGGCTTGTACAAGGGGAATGGAGCAATGATGGTCCGGATATTTCCATACGGAGCCATCCAGTTTATGGCTTTTGACAACTATAAAAAG CTGTTAAGCAAACACATTGGGATCTCTGGACACATCCACCGCCTCGTGGCAGGATCTATGGCAG ggatGACTGCAGTAATATGCACCTACCCTCTGGATGTGATCCGAGCCAGACTGGCCTTCCAGGTCACAGGACACCATCGCTACACTGGAATTGCCAATGCCTTCCACACCGTCTACCTTAAG GAGGGGGGCGTCTTGGGCTTCTATAAGGGACTTACTCCAACACTTATTGGAATGGCCCCTTATGCAG GTTTGTCATTCTTCACCTTTGGCACACTTAAGAGCCTCGGCTTGAAACATTTCCCGGAGCTGCTGGGACGGCCCTCCTCAGACAACCCCGATGTCCTCATTCTGAAGCCCCACGTTAACCTGCTCTGTGGCGGGATTGCCGGTGCCATTGCTCAGACAATATC GTACCCCTTGGACGTGGCTAGGAGAAGAATGCAGTTAGGAACCGTGCTTCCGGACTCTGAGAAATGCAC ATCACTGAGCAAGACCCTGAGGTATGTGTACAAGGAGTATGGGATCAAGAAGGGATTGTACCGAGGCCTTTCTCTCAACTACATCCGCTGCGTCCCCTCCCAGGCTGTGGCCTTTACCACCTATGAGTTCATGAAGCAGGTCCTCCACCTGAACTAG
- the slc25a16 gene encoding solute carrier family 25 member 16 isoform X2, with product MTSETTVSIGGTPAKRDYYWLRSFVAGGVAGCCAKTTIAPLDRVKILLQAQSPHYKHLGVFSTLKAVPQKEGFLGLYKGNGAMMVRIFPYGAIQFMAFDNYKKLLSKHIGISGHIHRLVAGSMAGMTAVICTYPLDVIRARLAFQVTGHHRYTGIANAFHTVYLKEGGVLGFYKGLTPTLIGMAPYAGLSFFTFGTLKSLGLKHFPELLGRPSSDNPDVLILKPHVNLLCGGIAGAIAQTISYPLDVARRRMQLGTVLPDSEKCTEPVVCRDR from the exons ATGACATCGGAGACTACGGTCTCCATCGGCGGCACCCCTGCCAAGAGGGACTACTACTGGCTTCGCTCCTTTGTGGCTGGAG GTGTAGCAGGATGCTGTGCCAAGACCACCATCGCCCCTCTGGACAGAGTCAAGATTCTGCTTCAAGCACAGAGCCCCCACTACAAACATCTAG GAGTGTTTTCCACTCTCAAAGCTGTGCCACAGAAAGAAGGCTTCCTTGGCTTGTACAAGGGGAATGGAGCAATGATGGTCCGGATATTTCCATACGGAGCCATCCAGTTTATGGCTTTTGACAACTATAAAAAG CTGTTAAGCAAACACATTGGGATCTCTGGACACATCCACCGCCTCGTGGCAGGATCTATGGCAG ggatGACTGCAGTAATATGCACCTACCCTCTGGATGTGATCCGAGCCAGACTGGCCTTCCAGGTCACAGGACACCATCGCTACACTGGAATTGCCAATGCCTTCCACACCGTCTACCTTAAG GAGGGGGGCGTCTTGGGCTTCTATAAGGGACTTACTCCAACACTTATTGGAATGGCCCCTTATGCAG GTTTGTCATTCTTCACCTTTGGCACACTTAAGAGCCTCGGCTTGAAACATTTCCCGGAGCTGCTGGGACGGCCCTCCTCAGACAACCCCGATGTCCTCATTCTGAAGCCCCACGTTAACCTGCTCTGTGGCGGGATTGCCGGTGCCATTGCTCAGACAATATC GTACCCCTTGGACGTGGCTAGGAGAAGAATGCAGTTAGGAACCGTGCTTCCGGACTCTGAGAAATGCAC GGAGCCAGTGGTTTGCAGGGACCGATGA